A DNA window from Amycolatopsis sp. DSM 110486 contains the following coding sequences:
- a CDS encoding PspC domain-containing protein, with protein sequence MTMDGVQDFLDLGAAGQVSDPARGPVPPAVMTATAASGAPGTSGTSGASEVAGQPGRPKMHRRRSGRAVAGVAGGLADHLGVPVLWVRLAFALLAALNGAGLLAYGLLWVFVPQQAEDTAEVDSKKATKERQQAFGLIALGIGLAIASGTLSGTIRGWVAVPLAIAMLGAAVVWREADESQRRRWRTGARDGVTGAFVGGGGRSAAIIRILAGVALVATGIGVVVFRSGSFDQVKFALIAVLATLVGVAVLTIPFWLRLVRDLGDERRARIRTDERAEIAAHLHDSVLQTLALIQRQSDQPHEVARLARGQERELRGWLYGPGGYGKPSDKKSKEQEEGAVPLSEALGAACGEVEDTFAISVSQVVVGDVEIDGPLTALVQAAREALVNAAKHAGVDEVSVYAEVEPTEVTVFIRDRGKGFDPEVVPADRHGLADSIRGRMERHGGTCRLRTAPGEGTEVQLAMPLKAAKGAA encoded by the coding sequence GTGACGATGGACGGCGTGCAGGACTTCCTCGACCTCGGCGCCGCCGGGCAGGTGAGCGACCCGGCCCGGGGGCCGGTGCCGCCTGCCGTCATGACGGCCACCGCGGCTTCCGGCGCCCCGGGGACTTCCGGGACGTCCGGGGCCTCCGAGGTCGCCGGGCAGCCCGGGCGGCCGAAGATGCACCGGCGCCGCAGCGGGCGGGCCGTGGCCGGTGTCGCGGGCGGGCTCGCGGACCACCTCGGCGTGCCCGTGCTGTGGGTGCGCCTGGCGTTCGCGCTGCTCGCGGCCCTCAACGGCGCCGGTTTGCTCGCGTACGGGCTTCTCTGGGTCTTCGTGCCGCAGCAGGCCGAGGACACCGCCGAGGTCGACAGCAAGAAGGCCACGAAGGAACGTCAGCAGGCGTTCGGCCTCATCGCGCTCGGCATCGGTCTCGCCATCGCGAGCGGAACGCTGTCCGGCACCATCCGCGGCTGGGTCGCCGTGCCGCTGGCCATCGCCATGCTCGGCGCGGCCGTGGTCTGGCGCGAGGCCGACGAATCGCAACGCCGGCGCTGGCGCACGGGGGCGCGCGACGGCGTCACGGGCGCGTTCGTGGGCGGCGGCGGCCGCAGCGCCGCGATCATCCGGATCCTCGCCGGCGTGGCACTCGTGGCCACCGGCATCGGGGTCGTCGTCTTCCGCAGCGGCAGCTTCGACCAGGTCAAGTTCGCCCTCATCGCCGTGCTCGCCACGCTGGTCGGCGTGGCCGTGCTGACGATCCCGTTCTGGCTGCGCCTGGTCCGCGACCTCGGCGACGAGCGCCGGGCGCGCATCCGCACCGACGAGCGCGCCGAGATCGCCGCGCACCTGCACGACTCCGTGCTGCAGACGCTCGCCCTGATCCAGCGCCAGTCCGACCAGCCGCACGAGGTCGCGCGGCTGGCGCGCGGCCAGGAGCGCGAGCTGCGCGGCTGGCTCTACGGCCCCGGTGGCTACGGCAAGCCGAGTGACAAGAAGTCGAAGGAGCAGGAAGAAGGCGCCGTCCCGCTGTCCGAGGCGCTCGGCGCCGCGTGCGGCGAGGTCGAGGACACCTTCGCGATCTCCGTCAGCCAGGTCGTGGTCGGCGACGTCGAGATCGACGGACCCCTCACGGCCCTCGTCCAGGCCGCCCGCGAAGCGCTGGTCAACGCGGCCAAGCACGCCGGCGTCGACGAGGTCAGTGTGTACGCCGAGGTCGAACCCACCGAGGTCACGGTCTTCATCCGCGACCGCGGCAAGGGCTTCGACCCCGAGGTGGTCCCCGCCGACCGCCACGGCCTCGCCGACTCGATCCGCGGCCGCATGGAACGTCACGGCGGCACCTGCAGGCTGCGCACCGCGCCGGGCGAGGGCACCGAAGTCCAGCTGGCCATGCCGCTCAAAGCGGCCAAGGGCGCGGCGTGA
- a CDS encoding response regulator transcription factor — MLRLGDNERGSSTVTETQREPVKVFLVDDHALFRAGVRTELDSITDEVQVVGEAGSVADAVAGIARTKPQVVLLDVHMPDGGGAEVLRRVRPELPDVVFLALSVSDAAEDVIAVIRGGARGYVTKTISSKELVRAIVRVADGDAVFSPRLAGFVLDAFADRPGSAPINDPELDLLTPRERDVLRLLARGYAYKEIASELFISVKTVETHVSSVLRKTQLSNRYELSRWASDRRLV; from the coding sequence ATGCTCAGGCTGGGCGACAACGAGCGAGGGAGCAGCACGGTGACGGAGACCCAGCGCGAGCCGGTCAAGGTGTTCCTCGTGGACGACCACGCGCTCTTCCGCGCCGGGGTCCGCACGGAGCTCGACTCGATCACCGACGAGGTGCAGGTGGTCGGCGAGGCCGGTTCGGTGGCCGACGCCGTCGCCGGCATCGCGCGCACCAAACCGCAGGTCGTGCTCCTCGACGTGCACATGCCCGACGGTGGTGGCGCCGAGGTGCTGCGCCGCGTGCGCCCGGAGCTGCCCGACGTCGTGTTCCTCGCGCTGTCGGTGTCCGACGCCGCCGAGGACGTGATCGCCGTGATCCGCGGCGGCGCGCGCGGCTACGTCACCAAGACCATCTCGTCGAAGGAGCTCGTGCGCGCGATCGTCCGAGTGGCCGACGGCGATGCCGTGTTCTCCCCGCGCCTGGCCGGTTTCGTGCTCGACGCGTTCGCCGACCGCCCCGGTTCGGCACCGATCAACGACCCCGAGCTCGACCTGCTCACCCCGCGCGAGCGCGACGTCCTGCGCCTGCTCGCGCGCGGCTACGCGTACAAGGAGATCGCGTCGGAGCTGTTCATCTCGGTCAAGACGGTGGAGACGCACGTGTCGAGCGTCCTGCGCAAGACCCAGCTGTCCAACCGCTACGAGCTCTCCCGCTGGGCCTCGGACCGCCGGCTCGTCTAG
- a CDS encoding DMT family transporter, protein MGETKTLLRIAALALMWGSSFFWIKLGLAAFSPVQLVLARLVLGAVVLVALCRLGRRRLPTDKRTWRHLTVAAFFHNALPFLLFAIGETTVDSGITGVLNSTTPLWVLVVAPFLGVRHRMTAMRAAGLVVGLAGILLIFAPWEASGLLSWGALACLAAAASYGFAFVYEGRYLSDTGDSPYALSGGQMMIAAGFLVLVVPFGGLSPVHLTPLAAFAVVILGIGGTGIAFALNYQLLASEGAVAASVVGYLLPIVSVALGAIFLHEQLSFRVIAGMVVVLGGVALTRVQRKKAVAPKPLVAAEPAA, encoded by the coding sequence GTGGGCGAGACGAAGACCTTGCTCAGGATTGCCGCGCTGGCACTGATGTGGGGTTCGAGCTTCTTCTGGATCAAGCTGGGGCTCGCGGCGTTCTCGCCGGTGCAGCTGGTGCTGGCGCGCTTGGTGCTCGGCGCCGTGGTGCTCGTGGCGCTGTGCCGGCTCGGTCGCCGCCGGCTGCCGACGGACAAGCGCACGTGGCGCCACCTCACCGTGGCCGCGTTCTTCCACAACGCGTTGCCGTTCCTGCTCTTCGCGATCGGTGAGACCACTGTGGACTCCGGCATCACCGGCGTGCTGAACTCGACGACGCCGCTGTGGGTGCTCGTGGTGGCGCCGTTCCTCGGGGTCCGCCACCGGATGACGGCGATGCGCGCGGCCGGACTTGTGGTGGGCCTGGCGGGAATCCTGCTGATCTTCGCGCCGTGGGAGGCGTCCGGCCTGCTGAGCTGGGGCGCGCTGGCCTGCCTCGCGGCGGCGGCGAGCTACGGCTTCGCGTTCGTCTACGAGGGCCGCTACCTCTCGGACACCGGCGACTCGCCCTACGCGCTGTCGGGCGGGCAGATGATGATCGCCGCCGGGTTCCTCGTGCTGGTGGTGCCGTTCGGCGGGCTGTCGCCGGTGCACCTGACGCCGCTGGCCGCGTTCGCCGTGGTGATCCTCGGCATCGGCGGGACCGGGATCGCGTTTGCCCTCAACTACCAGCTGCTGGCCAGCGAAGGCGCCGTCGCGGCGTCGGTGGTCGGGTACCTGCTGCCGATCGTGTCGGTGGCCCTGGGCGCGATCTTCCTGCACGAGCAGCTGAGCTTCCGCGTGATCGCGGGCATGGTCGTGGTGCTGGGCGGCGTCGCGCTCACGCGGGTGCAGCGGAAGAAGGCCGTGGCCCCGAAGCCGCTGGTGGCCGCGGAGCCCGCCGCCTAG